A genomic region of Leptolyngbya sp. NIES-2104 contains the following coding sequences:
- a CDS encoding phosphoribosyltransferase — MSSPQLSPDAILFDDRADAARQLAELVLKESQSVEASFVVYALPRGGIGIGAEIAQALGCPLDILVAKKITRPHDPELAIGAVTADGHILRSLNSKLPGWQEAVERAQSKAKQQLEQFHDRPNVTAAGKIALLVDDGIATGMTISVAAQALREQQPKEIWICAPVAPAVLVKRLYDYCDRVLVLAAPDPFLSVSRFYRAFPQVETESAIADLKKTLPNC, encoded by the coding sequence ATGTCTTCGCCGCAATTGTCTCCGGATGCCATTTTGTTTGACGATCGAGCCGATGCCGCTCGTCAACTTGCCGAACTTGTTCTAAAAGAATCCCAATCTGTTGAAGCGTCCTTTGTGGTTTACGCTTTGCCGCGTGGGGGCATTGGGATTGGGGCTGAAATTGCTCAGGCGCTTGGTTGTCCTTTAGATATTCTCGTTGCTAAGAAAATTACTCGTCCGCACGATCCAGAATTAGCGATCGGAGCCGTCACTGCGGATGGGCATATTTTGCGATCGCTCAACTCCAAACTTCCCGGTTGGCAGGAAGCAGTCGAACGCGCTCAAAGTAAAGCGAAACAACAACTTGAGCAATTTCACGATCGTCCAAACGTCACCGCAGCAGGAAAGATTGCCTTACTGGTCGATGATGGAATAGCGACTGGAATGACGATTTCTGTGGCAGCGCAAGCCCTTCGAGAACAGCAACCTAAAGAAATTTGGATTTGTGCGCCTGTGGCTCCGGCGGTCTTGGTCAAACGCTTGTATGATTATTGCGATCGCGTTTTAGTGTTGGCGGCTCCCGATCCTTTCTTAAGCGTCAGTCGATTTTATCGAGCGTTTCCGCAAGTGGAGACCGAAAGTGCGATCGCGGACTTGAAAAAAACTTTACCAAACTGCTAA
- the hpsP gene encoding hormogonium polysaccharide biosynthesis glycosyltransferase HpsP: MKILQIVPSVSLVYGGPSQMVLGLSSALSEAGIEVTIATTDSNGDVGQAPLDVPLGVPIAQNGYEILYFRCSPFRRYKFSIDLLQWLSKSAHTYDVAHIHALFSPVSSCAAAIARSRQLPYILRPLGTLDPADLQKKRHLKRLYAALLERPNLSKAAAVHFTSDQEAKISERFNTVTRDLVIPLGVSLPPSNSSSIREKFGIPSNKPILLFMSRVEPKKGLDLLIPALEKLDRNFHFVLAGGNPQDPIYELAIRDRIQSSSLKDKTSIVGFITGAEKTALLETADLFVLPSYYENFGIAVAEAMSVGTPVVISDQVHIWNEIERSHSGWICSCTVESLTQTLNAAMHDRSEQLRRGKNAQIHAKENYSWNAIAQQMITAYENIQRANNRSANP; this comes from the coding sequence ATGAAAATCCTACAGATCGTGCCGTCAGTCTCTCTTGTTTATGGTGGTCCAAGTCAGATGGTTTTAGGACTATCAAGCGCGTTATCAGAAGCAGGGATCGAAGTGACGATCGCAACTACCGATTCAAACGGCGATGTCGGACAAGCCCCGCTTGATGTTCCTCTAGGCGTTCCCATTGCTCAAAACGGCTACGAAATTCTCTACTTTCGCTGTTCGCCGTTCCGCCGTTATAAATTCTCGATCGACCTTCTCCAGTGGCTTTCTAAAAGCGCTCACACTTACGATGTGGCTCACATTCACGCGCTATTTTCCCCGGTGAGTTCTTGCGCGGCTGCGATCGCTCGATCGCGTCAACTCCCCTACATTCTCCGCCCACTCGGAACCCTCGATCCCGCTGACCTTCAGAAAAAACGCCATCTCAAACGCCTATACGCTGCGCTTCTAGAACGCCCAAATCTGTCAAAAGCTGCCGCCGTTCATTTCACTAGCGACCAAGAAGCGAAAATTTCAGAGCGGTTTAATACCGTCACTCGTGATTTAGTGATTCCGCTCGGTGTCAGTCTGCCACCTTCTAACTCCAGTTCAATTCGTGAAAAGTTCGGCATTCCAAGCAACAAGCCAATTTTGCTCTTCATGTCGCGAGTCGAGCCGAAAAAAGGCTTAGACTTGTTGATTCCTGCTTTAGAGAAACTCGATCGAAATTTCCATTTCGTTCTCGCGGGCGGCAACCCTCAAGATCCGATATACGAATTAGCAATCCGTGATCGCATTCAATCCTCTTCGCTCAAAGACAAAACCTCGATCGTCGGTTTCATCACTGGAGCCGAAAAAACCGCTTTACTTGAAACCGCTGATCTATTCGTTCTCCCTTCCTACTACGAAAACTTTGGAATTGCTGTCGCAGAAGCGATGAGTGTCGGAACGCCTGTCGTAATTTCTGATCAAGTACACATTTGGAATGAAATTGAGCGATCGCACTCCGGCTGGATCTGTTCTTGCACTGTCGAAAGCCTGACTCAAACTCTAAACGCAGCGATGCACGATCGATCCGAGCAACTCCGACGCGGCAAAAACGCGCAAATCCACGCCAAAGAAAACTACAGTTGGAACGCGATCGCCCAACAAATGATCACCGCTTACGAAAACATTCAACGCGCCAACAATAGATCCGCAAACCCGTAA
- the hpsO gene encoding hormogonium polysaccharide biosynthesis glycosyltransferase HpsO: MKILVVSHSYIVDLNCEKLKALANLESGIEVTIVIPKRWKPGGVMKDTIETRYREEGSFRVVPVSNFSQNNQGLLTFGAELIPLLKSFKPDIIQVEQGAKSLAYAQFITFNKVLNLKAKNVFFTWWNLPYTLRFPVSLLEAYNLKNTDGIIAGNQDGAKILRDRGFLKKMSIMPQLGVDDSLFCPQPQTELAAKLGIQANDFVVGFVGRFVPEKGILTLVKALERLRDRTWKLLLLGRGELKSEIQQQAERFRFVDRLIWVESVPHADVYRYINLMNTLVLPSETTYQFKTLTSAGWKEQFGHVLIEAMACQVPVIGSDSGEIPNVIEQAGLVFPEGNAEELSNRLKQLIDDRNFAEELGQRGYQRAIAKYANRALAKELLEFYRSL, translated from the coding sequence ATGAAAATTCTCGTTGTCAGTCATTCGTATATTGTTGATTTGAACTGCGAAAAGCTCAAAGCTTTGGCGAATCTAGAATCAGGAATCGAAGTCACGATCGTGATTCCGAAGCGATGGAAACCGGGCGGCGTGATGAAAGATACGATCGAGACTCGCTACCGAGAAGAAGGCTCTTTCCGAGTTGTCCCCGTTTCTAACTTCAGCCAAAACAATCAAGGCTTACTCACCTTCGGAGCCGAGTTAATTCCATTACTTAAATCTTTCAAACCGGACATTATTCAAGTCGAACAAGGTGCAAAATCCCTTGCATACGCGCAATTCATCACGTTCAATAAGGTATTAAACCTCAAGGCGAAGAACGTCTTTTTTACTTGGTGGAATTTGCCTTATACGTTGAGATTTCCGGTTTCATTGCTTGAAGCTTACAACCTGAAAAATACAGATGGAATTATTGCTGGAAATCAGGACGGAGCAAAAATTTTACGCGATCGCGGTTTTCTCAAAAAAATGAGCATCATGCCGCAATTAGGTGTGGATGATTCGCTTTTTTGTCCGCAACCCCAGACAGAACTTGCCGCAAAGTTAGGAATTCAAGCCAATGATTTCGTTGTGGGATTTGTTGGGCGATTTGTGCCAGAAAAAGGAATTCTGACGTTAGTGAAAGCGCTGGAAAGATTGCGCGATCGCACTTGGAAACTGCTCTTACTCGGACGTGGTGAACTCAAGTCAGAAATTCAACAGCAAGCGGAACGATTTAGATTTGTCGATCGTTTAATCTGGGTCGAAAGCGTTCCTCATGCTGACGTCTATCGCTATATCAATTTGATGAATACGTTGGTGTTACCTTCTGAAACAACGTATCAATTTAAAACCTTGACTTCCGCGGGTTGGAAAGAACAATTTGGACACGTTTTGATCGAAGCAATGGCATGTCAAGTTCCGGTCATTGGTTCTGATTCGGGTGAGATTCCGAATGTGATTGAACAAGCAGGATTGGTGTTTCCTGAAGGGAATGCCGAGGAACTAAGCAATCGACTCAAGCAGCTCATCGACGACAGGAATTTCGCTGAGGAGTTAGGTCAGCGTGGATATCAAAGAGCGATCGCGAAATATGCGAATCGGGCTTTGGCAAAGGAATTATTGGAATTTTACCGATCGCTTTAA
- the hpsN gene encoding hormogonium polysaccharide biosynthesis glycosyltransferase HpsN — protein sequence MTQPFISVVIPTYGREEPLRETLIDVLKQDYPNYEVLVVDQTPVHEPDIQQFLEELAQVGKIQWFRLDWASLPGARNYAVRRSKGEILVFIDDDVQLEPGYLTAHARNYQRSEIGAVAGRVFDRMKLADFEPGLEIQDLPPEAHDPGIAWYHLNLVHTVKPQQVLSARGCNMSYRREVFEKHNIWFDERFRGSAVREESDFCLKLQKTGLMIWYDPEASLVHLGEETGGCHDISTKSLKYQMTFYHNHFLMGLNNLTVSQAARFFFRLFDCHVLGRPPCHKSGSPIKIITRFGFYTLGFLSAIATVICSFWDNGQVYTRQDEVKR from the coding sequence ATGACTCAGCCCTTTATTTCTGTTGTCATTCCCACGTATGGGCGGGAAGAGCCGCTACGCGAAACGCTAATTGATGTTTTGAAGCAGGATTATCCGAACTACGAAGTGCTAGTCGTGGATCAAACGCCTGTACACGAACCAGATATTCAACAGTTTCTAGAAGAACTTGCCCAAGTGGGAAAGATTCAGTGGTTCAGGCTCGATTGGGCGAGTTTGCCGGGGGCGAGAAACTATGCGGTGCGTCGATCGAAGGGTGAAATTCTCGTGTTTATCGATGACGATGTGCAGCTTGAACCCGGTTATTTAACCGCACATGCGAGAAATTATCAGCGATCTGAGATTGGCGCGGTTGCGGGACGAGTGTTCGATCGTATGAAGTTAGCCGACTTTGAGCCGGGATTAGAAATTCAAGACTTGCCGCCCGAAGCACACGATCCGGGAATTGCTTGGTATCACTTGAACTTAGTTCACACCGTAAAACCGCAGCAAGTTTTAAGCGCTCGTGGCTGCAATATGTCTTACCGTCGTGAAGTTTTTGAGAAGCATAACATCTGGTTTGATGAACGATTCCGGGGGAGTGCAGTTCGCGAAGAATCCGATTTCTGTCTCAAGTTACAAAAAACTGGATTGATGATTTGGTACGACCCGGAAGCCTCATTAGTGCATTTAGGAGAAGAAACAGGCGGCTGTCACGATATCAGTACTAAATCACTGAAATATCAAATGACGTTTTATCACAATCACTTTTTAATGGGCTTGAACAATCTCACCGTTTCACAAGCCGCACGATTCTTTTTCCGCTTATTTGATTGTCATGTATTAGGTCGTCCGCCCTGTCATAAGAGCGGTTCGCCGATCAAGATCATCACGCGATTTGGATTCTACACATTGGGCTTTTTGAGTGCGATCGCAACCGTCATTTGCTCTTTCTGGGATAACGGACAAGTTTACACCCGTCAAGATGAGGTGAAACGATGA
- a CDS encoding Npun_R2821/Npun_R2822 family protein: MSSRGIYTLANDAVYDQFIGLINSIEANVSPEIPIYVIPYNQHCDRVKREIDTRKNVIFYENKESIDRWDAFTEEVWAAHPITKQASFKRPKWYKSPLMRKMTAFDGPAEEFVFYDADSLAMQPLDKVFAKLREYDFVFDDWEHAKATPVAAFDFSLVQQDLGLLESEARTKIHCSSFFGSKRGLLNAQDQVVLKQHLIQNQEIAWINEKSWWCDADLFSYLTLRLDRPTFNFTLSTDGQDRTGNCANIDPFVVRDHLLYNKDGLKPIHRLHYMGYSSIEFARLSQGEAVQIPYAEVFLHYRFLKNPVEKPRSLKSPSPVVRFNRFMNKAATKVSATLENLVSQQN, translated from the coding sequence ATGTCATCTCGTGGAATTTATACCCTAGCCAACGATGCTGTCTACGATCAATTCATCGGTTTAATCAATAGCATTGAGGCAAATGTCAGCCCTGAAATTCCCATCTACGTCATTCCTTACAATCAGCACTGCGATCGCGTAAAGCGAGAAATTGACACGAGGAAGAATGTAATCTTCTACGAAAACAAAGAGTCAATCGATCGATGGGATGCTTTTACAGAAGAAGTTTGGGCAGCCCATCCGATTACAAAACAAGCATCCTTTAAGCGCCCTAAATGGTACAAAAGCCCGTTAATGAGAAAGATGACCGCATTCGATGGTCCGGCTGAGGAGTTTGTGTTTTACGATGCCGACAGTTTAGCGATGCAGCCTTTAGACAAAGTGTTTGCAAAACTGCGTGAATACGATTTTGTTTTCGACGACTGGGAACACGCAAAAGCAACGCCAGTTGCCGCTTTTGATTTTTCGCTTGTCCAGCAAGACCTTGGACTACTCGAATCAGAAGCCCGGACGAAAATCCATTGCTCTAGCTTCTTTGGTTCTAAACGTGGACTACTAAACGCACAAGATCAAGTCGTACTCAAGCAACATCTTATTCAGAATCAAGAGATTGCCTGGATTAACGAGAAATCCTGGTGGTGTGATGCCGATCTATTCAGCTACCTGACCTTGCGACTCGATCGACCCACGTTTAACTTCACCCTTAGCACTGACGGACAAGACCGCACCGGAAACTGTGCCAATATCGATCCGTTTGTGGTGCGTGACCATCTGCTGTACAACAAAGACGGATTAAAGCCGATTCATCGCCTTCACTATATGGGGTATTCTTCGATCGAGTTCGCTCGCCTTTCCCAAGGAGAAGCAGTACAGATCCCTTATGCAGAAGTTTTTCTTCATTACCGTTTTCTCAAAAATCCTGTCGAAAAACCGCGATCGCTCAAATCTCCTAGCCCGGTCGTGAGATTCAATCGATTCATGAATAAAGCAGCTACCAAAGTTAGTGCTACCCTCGAAAACTTGGTCAGTCAGCAAAACTAG
- the hpsL gene encoding hormogonium polysaccharide biosynthesis protein HpsL: MAKKRKGKSSIETDATLTLKERLAEKRKAIQARKAAVNFISMATMISLVVGMALFAIAGVKGAGGGFAGILTLMLSFKFPWHALHAFMIYMPFGGTITYATVGNNPLMQLAKDGMYIPALIAIYQYCKQHKLAMIVPKSLKTPLLLLFVYCILVLLFVNGAQQFTGKPSEKPIFMGILGLKVLLGYVPLIPCAYYLMKKKQDVYNLMRITVVVVIICCGLAFVQYMMLKTGRCKGTVGEGADLFKASLDARCFVGGSLLYTPEQGVIRLPGTFVAPWQWGWYLISSAFTTFAVTFFDRNFVWKIIGGIGMLLTIVMAVICGQRIALMLVPVMIVIQLFTTGQIANLKRFLPIGVGLAGAIVVAMASNPAVVQERLDSAVSRWNASPPDAFITEQFNMVVRGATLLGNGLGRATNSARAMGDTQLIETYYPKVMYEIGPIGVILFLVLVTALTIACFRAYRSVKDKNLRGYGAVFWTFVLVISYNTYYYPLDVDPVAVYYWFFAGVALKLPELDRLEPIPIEDPKKKKKRRR, from the coding sequence ATGGCAAAAAAGCGCAAAGGTAAATCCTCGATCGAAACGGATGCAACGCTGACGTTGAAGGAGCGTTTAGCCGAAAAGCGTAAAGCGATTCAGGCACGTAAAGCAGCGGTGAACTTCATTTCGATGGCGACGATGATTTCGCTCGTGGTGGGAATGGCGCTCTTTGCGATCGCAGGAGTCAAAGGAGCAGGCGGCGGATTTGCAGGCATTCTCACATTGATGCTGTCGTTTAAGTTTCCGTGGCACGCACTCCACGCCTTTATGATTTACATGCCGTTCGGCGGCACGATCACTTATGCAACGGTCGGAAACAATCCCTTGATGCAGTTGGCGAAAGATGGGATGTATATTCCTGCCTTAATTGCAATTTATCAGTACTGTAAGCAGCATAAGCTCGCGATGATCGTTCCCAAATCGCTTAAAACGCCGCTGCTGCTGCTGTTTGTCTATTGTATTTTGGTGCTGTTGTTTGTGAATGGAGCACAACAGTTCACAGGTAAACCTTCTGAAAAGCCGATTTTCATGGGAATTTTGGGCTTGAAAGTTTTACTGGGATATGTACCTTTGATTCCCTGCGCCTACTATTTGATGAAGAAAAAGCAGGATGTCTACAATTTGATGCGAATTACCGTTGTGGTTGTGATCATCTGCTGCGGGTTGGCGTTTGTCCAGTACATGATGCTGAAAACGGGACGCTGCAAAGGAACGGTGGGTGAAGGCGCAGACCTCTTCAAAGCGTCACTCGATGCCCGTTGCTTTGTCGGTGGCTCACTGCTGTACACCCCAGAACAAGGTGTGATCCGGCTTCCAGGAACATTCGTTGCACCGTGGCAGTGGGGCTGGTACTTGATTTCGAGTGCGTTTACGACGTTTGCGGTGACGTTTTTCGATCGCAATTTCGTTTGGAAGATCATCGGCGGCATTGGAATGCTGCTGACGATCGTGATGGCGGTGATTTGCGGACAGCGGATTGCGTTGATGCTGGTACCTGTGATGATTGTGATTCAGCTATTCACGACCGGGCAGATCGCAAACCTGAAGCGATTTTTACCGATCGGGGTTGGACTCGCAGGCGCGATCGTGGTTGCAATGGCATCAAATCCCGCTGTTGTTCAGGAGCGTCTTGATAGTGCGGTGAGTCGGTGGAATGCTTCGCCGCCGGATGCGTTTATCACTGAACAGTTCAATATGGTGGTTCGTGGCGCGACGCTGCTCGGAAATGGATTGGGACGCGCTACGAATTCCGCACGAGCAATGGGAGACACGCAACTGATCGAGACGTATTATCCAAAAGTGATGTATGAGATTGGTCCGATCGGGGTGATTCTGTTCTTGGTACTGGTAACGGCGTTAACGATCGCTTGTTTTAGAGCGTATCGATCGGTCAAAGACAAGAATCTCCGAGGATACGGAGCAGTTTTCTGGACGTTCGTTTTGGTGATTAGCTACAACACCTATTACTATCCATTGGATGTCGATCCAGTTGCAGTGTATTACTGGTTTTTTGCCGGAGTTGCGCTGAAGTTACCAGAACTCGATCGATTAGAACCGATTCCGATTGAAGATCCGAAGAAAAAGAAGAAACGGCGGCGATAA
- a CDS encoding glycosyltransferase family 39 protein, whose translation MIHRSVLLYWRKSLTLEILLSCAIALGLVFRLLNLGTREFWYDEVLSLLLSTGQKIKYSLPEESSIALSQLTALLSLPSEGSISAIAKTLQGLVRGLYSGEPHPPIFFLTQHFWLRLFGNSEIAMRSLPTLWSVGAITAAYGLGQKLIDRRGGLLFAALLATNPFYLFHSLNVRMYTPLVLWAILSVWALLEIVSRPRWKWQITFIVSIVFGLLTFYLFAYWVVVLAGLILVLDRKHWIQHGLRMTIAGMLTLPWAISGTLKQLRNADLDRFGVREGNPAFLHLQDLLQTVGAQLVIGDWATNLSTGIIALVGLFASVGLGAAVIYLWKSGQKWRLTVALGMSIFPLLLAFCVDVLTRKYTLGFGWGRALIFVLPGCLLLMTIAIRQLKAHQGIVALLLLLLYLAIDTGDLTLRTRSVFHQVAEMVQLDSAPVLIAMDSKAWGHVNRLAYYIPSTSRVDLLAQPASELATRLKAALNQSSYQRVIWLESADPVWSLPATTAERQRIQQVLEERFSIAKTQSLKGTMSLDEFQLNLYQTAR comes from the coding sequence ATGATTCATCGATCGGTTCTGCTCTACTGGCGAAAAAGTTTAACGTTAGAAATATTACTCAGTTGTGCGATCGCGCTCGGTCTTGTTTTCCGTCTCTTGAATCTCGGCACTCGCGAGTTCTGGTATGACGAAGTTCTCTCGCTTCTGCTTTCCACGGGTCAGAAAATCAAGTACTCACTTCCCGAAGAAAGTTCGATCGCACTGTCTCAGTTAACCGCTCTCTTAAGTTTGCCGTCTGAAGGTTCGATTAGTGCGATCGCGAAAACGCTCCAGGGTTTGGTTCGTGGTCTTTATAGCGGAGAACCCCATCCCCCAATCTTTTTCTTGACGCAACACTTTTGGCTTCGGTTGTTTGGCAATAGCGAAATCGCGATGAGGAGTTTACCCACGCTTTGGAGTGTGGGCGCGATCACGGCAGCATACGGACTAGGGCAGAAATTGATCGATCGTCGGGGCGGTCTTTTATTTGCGGCACTGTTGGCTACAAATCCTTTTTATTTATTTCATTCGCTGAATGTCCGAATGTATACGCCGCTCGTCTTGTGGGCGATCCTCAGCGTATGGGCATTGCTTGAGATCGTTTCTCGTCCGCGTTGGAAGTGGCAAATTACATTTATTGTGTCGATCGTATTCGGCTTGCTGACGTTCTATCTATTTGCCTACTGGGTTGTGGTCTTGGCAGGATTGATTCTGGTATTGGATCGCAAACATTGGATTCAGCATGGACTGAGAATGACGATCGCGGGAATGCTCACACTTCCTTGGGCGATTTCCGGCACGTTGAAACAGTTACGAAATGCTGACCTTGATCGATTTGGAGTGCGAGAAGGCAACCCTGCCTTTTTACACCTTCAAGATCTCCTCCAAACGGTAGGGGCGCAGTTAGTTATCGGCGATTGGGCAACGAACTTATCGACGGGGATCATCGCACTAGTCGGGCTTTTTGCCAGTGTCGGACTAGGAGCGGCTGTGATCTACCTTTGGAAGTCTGGTCAAAAATGGCGCTTGACGGTAGCGTTGGGGATGAGTATATTTCCCCTGCTCCTAGCGTTTTGTGTCGATGTTTTGACGCGAAAGTACACGCTGGGATTCGGTTGGGGTCGGGCGCTGATTTTTGTGCTACCAGGATGTTTATTGCTGATGACGATTGCAATTCGACAACTTAAGGCGCATCAAGGCATCGTAGCCCTTTTGCTACTGTTGCTCTATCTCGCGATCGACACGGGAGATTTGACTTTAAGAACGCGATCGGTGTTTCATCAAGTGGCAGAGATGGTACAACTCGATTCGGCTCCGGTGCTGATTGCAATGGATTCAAAAGCTTGGGGACACGTCAATCGTCTGGCGTATTACATTCCGTCCACCAGCCGCGTCGATCTGTTGGCTCAGCCTGCGAGTGAACTCGCGACCCGTCTCAAAGCCGCACTCAACCAATCTAGTTATCAACGAGTGATTTGGCTTGAAAGTGCTGATCCGGTTTGGTCTTTGCCTGCTACGACCGCAGAACGTCAACGCATTCAGCAAGTTTTAGAGGAACGATTCTCGATCGCTAAGACTCAATCCCTTAAGGGAACGATGAGCCTAGATGAGTTTCAACTCAACCTGTATCAAACTGCCCGCTAA
- a CDS encoding glycosyltransferase, whose protein sequence is MIVPPSLLLPPSGALRIPYTSEIESSTKPIAFSLVVPTYNEGRNVEQVVRVLSSLLDHALPNDYELIIVDDDSPDRTWEIAQQMTAEFPNLRVMRRQDERGLSTAVIRGWQAARGEILGVIDGDLQHPPEVLLKLVQSVQNGADLAVASRHVEGGGTSDWGLIRRMLSRGAQLIGLVILPSVVGRVSDPMSGYFMVRRSAIADCLMSPLGYKILLEVLGRGRVDRLTEVGYVFQERQEGESKVTWKQYVEYLMHLGKLRSRGRIGRLREKFQLGRFLRFGLVGFSGVFVDMIVLYLLSDPTTLAWNLTRSKIIASELAIVNNFLWNDLWTFGDISRSQRGNRTRFKRFIKFNVICLMGLILNVLILNLLYNAFGINRYVANLIAIVLVTFWNFWINLKLSWRVTDVPRK, encoded by the coding sequence ATGATTGTCCCTCCTTCCTTGCTTCTGCCGCCCTCCGGTGCATTACGAATCCCTTACACGTCGGAAATCGAGTCATCGACAAAGCCGATCGCTTTCTCGCTCGTGGTTCCGACTTACAACGAAGGGCGGAACGTTGAACAGGTAGTGCGAGTATTGTCGAGTCTGCTCGATCATGCGTTGCCGAACGATTATGAGTTGATCATTGTCGATGATGATAGTCCCGATCGCACCTGGGAAATCGCGCAGCAAATGACCGCTGAGTTTCCAAATTTGCGCGTAATGCGGCGACAGGATGAACGTGGATTATCGACTGCTGTGATTCGAGGATGGCAAGCCGCACGGGGAGAAATCCTCGGTGTGATCGACGGTGATTTGCAGCATCCTCCAGAAGTGCTCTTGAAACTGGTTCAATCGGTGCAAAATGGTGCCGATCTTGCCGTCGCTAGTCGTCACGTTGAGGGAGGCGGCACGAGCGATTGGGGCTTGATTCGCCGGATGCTGTCTCGTGGAGCGCAATTGATCGGACTCGTTATTTTACCGAGCGTCGTCGGGCGGGTGTCTGATCCGATGAGTGGGTACTTCATGGTGAGACGCAGCGCAATCGCGGATTGTCTCATGAGTCCATTGGGCTACAAGATTCTCTTAGAAGTCCTCGGTCGGGGTCGCGTCGATCGCCTCACCGAAGTGGGCTATGTCTTCCAAGAACGTCAAGAAGGCGAAAGTAAAGTCACTTGGAAGCAGTACGTCGAATATTTGATGCACTTAGGCAAACTGCGATCGCGCGGACGCATCGGACGACTGCGCGAGAAATTCCAGTTGGGACGCTTCTTACGATTCGGCTTGGTCGGATTTAGCGGTGTCTTCGTCGATATGATCGTGCTTTATCTGCTCAGCGATCCAACGACTTTGGCTTGGAACTTGACGCGGAGTAAAATCATCGCTTCGGAATTGGCGATCGTCAATAACTTCCTTTGGAACGATCTCTGGACGTTCGGAGACATTTCGCGCAGTCAGCGAGGCAATCGGACGCGATTCAAGCGCTTTATCAAGTTCAACGTCATTTGCTTGATGGGCTTGATTCTGAATGTCTTGATTTTGAATCTGCTCTACAATGCGTTCGGAATCAATCGCTATGTCGCGAACCTGATTGCGATCGTGTTAGTGACGTTCTGGAATTTCTGGATTAATCTCAAGCTCAGTTGGCGTGTAACCGATGTGCCGCGGAAATAG
- a CDS encoding J domain-containing protein, with protein sequence MSFQIDRGLFLLDFSDYHAILGVSIEAEVKEIRKQYLKIARCLHPDSCSAGTESDKQLAEQLLSKLVNPAWQHLSQDKTRTDHLLVLKMKGQGAAQKRRDLDFGSSLAKQLLSSSNPDYYYRTALKDLSDRQYEQLDQAIELTSQISELNLAYLISREGNSDNSQAKSQIYTTSSTQTATKAPTQPSQPKVESLNDQFYRRAEGFMAKGNYAQATIELRDALKIEPNSSRCHSLMGMVYLRQNQPTMAKIHFTKAIAIDPQDPIALEGKQKLDPPAAKPALKASTSSTTKPSGGLFGGLFGKKK encoded by the coding sequence ATGAGTTTTCAGATTGATCGCGGCTTATTTCTGCTTGACTTCTCCGACTATCATGCGATTTTAGGAGTCTCGATCGAAGCAGAAGTGAAAGAAATCCGCAAACAATACCTGAAGATTGCCCGTTGCCTTCATCCTGATAGCTGTTCAGCCGGAACCGAGAGCGATAAACAGCTTGCCGAACAACTGTTATCAAAACTCGTTAATCCGGCATGGCAACATCTTTCGCAGGACAAAACCCGGACTGATCACCTGCTAGTGCTCAAAATGAAAGGACAAGGAGCCGCCCAAAAACGGCGCGATCTAGACTTCGGTAGCAGTCTTGCCAAGCAGCTCTTGTCCTCAAGCAATCCCGACTATTACTATCGAACCGCGCTGAAAGATTTATCCGATCGTCAATACGAACAATTGGATCAAGCGATCGAACTCACCAGCCAGATTAGTGAACTCAATCTGGCATATTTAATCTCAAGAGAAGGCAACTCGGACAATAGCCAAGCCAAGAGCCAAATCTACACCACGAGTTCGACCCAAACCGCGACCAAAGCGCCCACACAACCGAGTCAGCCCAAGGTCGAATCGCTCAACGATCAGTTTTATCGTCGGGCAGAAGGATTTATGGCGAAGGGAAATTATGCTCAAGCAACGATAGAATTGCGAGATGCCTTAAAAATTGAGCCAAACAGTAGCCGCTGTCACAGTTTAATGGGCATGGTATATTTGCGGCAAAATCAACCGACGATGGCGAAGATTCATTTCACCAAAGCGATCGCGATCGACCCGCAAGATCCGATCGCGCTGGAGGGCAAACAAAAACTCGACCCTCCCGCCGCGAAACCTGCCCTCAAAGCCTCGACATCTTCAACGACAAAACCGAGCGGCGGTCTGTTTGGCGGTCTTTTCGGCAAGAAAAAGTAA